From Panicum hallii strain FIL2 chromosome 2, PHallii_v3.1, whole genome shotgun sequence, a single genomic window includes:
- the LOC112880184 gene encoding potassium transporter 18, with translation METTSSTNEHTGRGTMWELERNLDQPMDAEAGRLRNMYREKTYPTLVLLQLAFQSLGVVFGDLGTSPLYVFYNIFPHDIEDTEQVIGALSLIIYSLTLIPLVKYVFIVLRANDNGQGGTFALYSLLCRHAKINTIPNQHRTDEDLTTYSRHTYDEKSLAAKIKRWLEGHQFRKNVILILVLFGTCMAVGDGILTPAISVLSATGGIQVEKPKMRNDVVVILSVVILIGLFSMQHFGTDKVSWLFAPIVFVWFILIGILGAVNISKYDRSVLKAFNPMYVYRYFKRGKTSWASLGGIMLSITGTEALFADLSYFPVQAIQIAFTVVVFPCLLLQYTGQAAYIAQNRNSVVHAFYYSLPDSVRWPSFIVATAAAVVASQATISMTYSIIKQALALGCFPRVRIIHTSKKYLGQIYSPDINWILLIFCIAVTAGFKNQSQIANAYGTAVIMVMLVTTFLMVPIMLLVWRSHWSLVILFTALSLVVEIPYFSAVVRKIDQGGWVPLVFAGAFLIIMYVWHYGTLKRYEFEMHSKVSMAWILGLGPSLGLVRVPGVGLVYTELASGVPHIFSHFITNLPAIHSTLVFVCVKYLPVYTVPPDERFLVKRIGPKNFHMFRCVARYGYKDIHKKDDDFEQMLFNSLMLFVRLESMMEEYTDSDEYSTRELNQAGNANSRINGINAGSNMDLSYTSHDSIIQVQSPNHTGSSQEMPSGQTYQTVGDEIAFLNACREAGVVHILGNTIIRARRDSGLLKKIAINYMYAFLRKICRENSVIFNVPHESLLNVGQVFYV, from the exons ATGGAGACTACTAGCTCAACAAATGAGCATACCGGTAGGGGGACAATGTGGGAGCTGGAAAGGAATCTCGATCAGCCCATGGATGCAGAGGCCGGGAGATTAAGGAACATGTACAGGGAAAAG ACCTACCCGACACTTGTACTGTTACAACTTGCTTTCCAAAGCCTTGGCGTGGTGTTTGGAGACTTAGGCACATCACCTTTATATGTCTTCTACAACATTTTCCCTCATGATATAGAAGACACGGAACAAGTCATTGGAGCACTCTCGCTTATTATTTACTCCCTTACTCTGATTCCACTTGTTAAATACGTCTTCATTGTCTTGAGGGCAAACGATAACGGCCAAG GTGGAACATTTGCTCTTTATTCACTGCTTTGCCGGCATGCAAAGATAAACACTATTCCTAATCAGCATCGAACAGATGAAGACCTAACAACATACAGCCGCCACACATATGATGAGAAATCTCTTGCTGCAAAGATCAAAAGATGGTTAGAGGGGCACCAATTCAGAAAGAATGTCATTCTTATTCTCGTTCTTTTTGGTACTTGTATGGCAGTTGGAGATGGAATCCTCACTCCTGCCATATCAG TTCTTTCTGCAACTGGAGGAATACAAGTGGAAAAGCCCAAAATGAGAAATG ATGTGGTTGTCATCCTCTCTGTGGTCATATTGATTGGATTATTCAGCATGCAGCACTTTGGCACTGATAAAGTCAGCTGGCTTTTTGCACCAATAGTATTTGTTTGGTTCATTCTCATTGGAATCCTGGGCGCTGTAAACATCTCCAAATACGATCGATCTGTCCTCAAGGCGTTTAATCCTATGTATGTCTATCGGTACTTTAAGCGAGGGAAGACTAGCTGGGCTTCTTTAGGAGGAATCATGCTCAGCATTACAG GGACAGAAGCACTGTTTGCTGATCTTTCATATTTCCCTGTACAAGCTATTCAG ATTGCTTTCACCGTGGTTGTGTTTCCATGCCTTCTTTTGCAGTATACTGGCCAAGCTGCCTATATAGCTCAGAACAGAAATAGTGTCGTCCATGCTTTCTATTATTCCCTTCCAG ATTCTGTACGGTGGCCATCATTCATTGTTGCAACAGCTGCTGCAGTGGTTGCTAGCCAAGCAACTATATCGATGACGTATTCGATTATCAAGCAAGCACTCGCTCTAGGTTGTTTCCCCAGAGTGAGGATCATCCATACGTCCAAGAAGTATCTAGGCCAGATATACAGTCCTGATATCAATTGGATCCTTTTGATATTCTGCATTGCTGTCACTGCTGGATTTAAAAACCAAAGTCAGATAGCAAATGCATATG GTACTGCTGTGATAATGGTTATGCTTGTGACAACATTTCTCATGGTCCCCATAATGCTGCTGGTGTGGCGCAGCCACTGGAGCTTGGTCATTCTTTTCACGGCGCTGTCATTGGTTGTTGAAATTCCATACTTCTCTGCTGTGGTGCGGAAGATCGATCAGGGTGGATGGGTTCCTCTTGTGTTTGCCGGCGCCTTCCTCATCATCATGTACGTATGGCACTACGGTACACTCAAGCGCTACGAATTTGAGATGCACAGCAAGGTGTCCATGGCATGGATCCTAGGCCTTGGTCCAAGCCTTGGTCTGGTCAGGGTGCCCGGTGTGGGCCTGGTGTATACTGAGCTGGCCAGTGGCGTTCCTCACATCTTCTCGCACTTCATCACCAACCTCCCGGCCATCCACTCCACTCTGGTTTTCGTCTGCGTGAAATACCTTCCTGTCTACACTGTGCCACCTGATGAAAGGTTCCTTGTGAAGCGGATCGGTCCCAAGAACTTCCACATGTTCCGGTGCGTGGCGCGGTATGGCTACAAGGACATCCACAAGAAGGATGACGACTTCGAGCAGATGCTCTTCAACAGCCTGATGCTCTTTGTCCGGCTGGAGAGTATGATGGAAGAGTACACGGACTCTGACGAGTACAGCACCCGTGAGCTGAACCAGGCAGGCAACGCCAACTCAAGAATCAATGGCATCAACGCCGGTTCAAACATGGATCTCAGCTACACATCCCATGACTCCATCATACAGGTGCAGTCCCCAAACCATACGGGGAGCAGCCAGGAGATGCCGTCGGGGCAGACGTACCAGACGGTGGGTGACGAGATCGCGTTCCTGAACGCATGCAGGGAAGCCGGGGTGGTGCACATCCTCGGGAACACGATCATCAGGGCTCGCAGGGACTCGGGGCTCCTCAAGAAGATCGCCATCAACTACATGTATGCTTTCCTCAGGAAGATCTGCAGGGAGAACAGTGTCATCTTCAATGTTCCCCATGAGAGCCTACTGAATGTTGGGCAAGTGTTCTATGTGTAA